The genomic segment AGCCCCGCGCTCGCGTGAGATAACGCACGCACGCACGGCATCCCTGCCCCGTCACGTGTCCGCGCCGCCGCCCCGACCCGCCGGGCAGAGCACGCCGCACCCTGCCATGAAGCCTCGACGCGGGCGCGCCAGGCGCGGCGCCGGGGCCCCCGCACCGTGCGGGCGGCGCGCAATGTGCCCCCGTGTGTGCGGGCGCGCGCACATCGGGGCACGATGGACGGGCGGACAGTTTCCCGCCCACCCGCGGTTTCCTCACACTCACCTGCGCGGCCGCGGCCGCGACGCAGGAGGCGAAGGCGAGCAGGGGCGTCTTCATGTCGGCGGCGCGGAAGAAGAGCGTCGTTTGTCGGTCTTGCGAGAAACTGTGGCGCGCGATGGATTGGATTGCACACACTGTCCCTCCTCGCATCATCACTCCAGCGACTTGACCACGGCCGTCCCGTTGATGGACAGCGTGCCGCCCCCCCCCGACAGCGGCGGCGGCACGGACGCCCGCAACAGGAGGCCGTCCCCGCGCAGGCCCCGCCACGCGCCCGTCCCCCCAACCACGGACGCCACGCCGTCAAACGTCACCGTGCCGTCGGGCTGGGCCGCGCATTTGGCCTTGGCGGTGCCCTCAATGATGCCCGGGGTCGAGTATACCGTCCACTCGACGTCGGCCACGCAGGGCGCGCTGGCGTTGGTGGCGCCAAACCCGCCGACCGGCGAGTAGACGACCTGCACAGTGACGCCGGGCGGCGTGGCGGGCATGCCGCCCACGGGCAGGCCCATGGCCGCACCGCTGGCCGACCGGGACAGGGAGGTCTCGTCCGTGGTCACCATGGCGGCCGACGCGATGGCGACCGGCCACGTCACCCCCAACCGCGGCACCAGCTTGCGGGCGACGACTTGGGCCAGCTTGGCGGCCAACCTGTTTTTCTGGGCCGCCTGGTACGGGGTCAGAGGCGCCCGCCCGGGCCAGGCCAGGTTGTCGACCTCGTCCGGGTCGGTCAGCAGGTCGTAGCACTCGAACTCGGACGGCTGCCGCCCCGTCGGGTCGTAATACTCGGCGAACTTCCAGCGGTCCTCCACGATGGACCGGATCAGGTTGGGCGGGACGGGGGAGCCAAAGTAGGCCGCCTGGCCGTACTGGAAGTCGTCAAACAGAAACACGATCTCGTCCTGGACGGCCGGCGCGGCCGGGCCTTGGATGACGTTGTTCGCGTACGACACGCCCTGCCAGCCGACAGCGGTGGCCAGGCCAGGCGGCGCGCCCAGCAGGGTGGCCAGAGTGGGGACAAAGTCGACGTGGGACACCAGAGCGTCGGACGAGACGGGCGTCGGCCAGAGGACGGGGTTGCTGTAGATGAGGGGCACGCGCATGGTCTCC from the bacterium genome contains:
- a CDS encoding sulfatase-like hydrolase/transferase yields the protein GGPQRCPIPPIPPLPPPPPPPLRPVKTADHGEMKLTHNNQIQKMFNFYEETMRVPLIYSNPVLWPTPVSSDALVSHVDFVPTLATLLGAPPGLATAVGWQGVSYANNVIQGPAAPAVQDEIVFLFDDFQYGQAAYFGSPVPPNLIRSIVEDRWKFAEYYDPTGRQPSEFECYDLLTDPDEVDNLAWPGRAPLTPYQAAQKNRLAAKLAQVVARKLVPRLGVTWPVAIASAAMVTTDETSLSRSASGAAMGLPVGGMPATPPGVTVQVVYSPVGGFGATNASAPCVADVEWTVYSTPGIIEGTAKAKCAAQPDGTVTFDGVASVVGGTGAWRGLRGDGLLLRASVPPPLSGGGGTLSINGTAVVKSLE